In Psychrilyobacter piezotolerans, the following are encoded in one genomic region:
- the amrB gene encoding AmmeMemoRadiSam system protein B, producing the protein MKKREEFVRGKFYPEKKKDIEKMIENFLKIESPKKKDGEILGGIVPHAGYEFSGPSAVHFFNTLKEKDIETVIIVNPSHTGYGEDINLDTNEVWGSPMGDLEIDLDFEKELDLPYSGDAHKFEHSGEVMLPFLKYFIKSEFKIVPITMKIQTYKNAKYLAEKIDEAAKKQRKKILVIASSDFSHYEKKEVGYRLDQLAIDRIMELDSQGVENTVDEYNLSICGYGPIMTLLEYSKLVADDPKIEILRRGHSGENYPMEEVVDYITFLVYK; encoded by the coding sequence ATGAAAAAAAGGGAGGAGTTTGTAAGAGGGAAATTTTATCCTGAGAAAAAAAAAGATATTGAAAAAATGATTGAAAATTTTTTAAAAATAGAATCTCCTAAAAAAAAGGATGGTGAGATCCTGGGAGGGATAGTTCCCCATGCAGGTTATGAATTTTCGGGACCTTCTGCAGTTCATTTTTTTAATACATTAAAGGAAAAAGATATAGAAACTGTGATTATAGTGAATCCAAGTCATACGGGATACGGGGAAGACATAAACTTAGATACAAATGAAGTGTGGGGTTCCCCTATGGGAGACCTGGAGATAGACCTTGATTTTGAAAAAGAATTGGATCTGCCCTATTCGGGAGATGCACATAAATTTGAGCATTCAGGAGAGGTCATGCTGCCTTTTTTAAAATATTTTATAAAAAGTGAATTTAAAATAGTCCCAATTACCATGAAGATTCAAACTTATAAAAATGCAAAATATCTGGCTGAAAAAATAGATGAAGCCGCTAAAAAACAAAGGAAAAAAATTCTGGTAATAGCATCTTCTGACTTTTCCCACTATGAAAAAAAAGAAGTTGGGTATAGGTTAGATCAGTTGGCAATAGACAGGATAATGGAACTTGACAGTCAGGGAGTAGAAAATACAGTAGATGAATATAATCTGAGTATATGCGGGTATGGGCCTATTATGACCCTTTTAGAATATAGTAAATTGGTGGCAGATGATCCAAAGATAGAAATTTTGAGGAGGGGGCATTCAGGGGAGAATTATCCTATGGAAGAGGTTGTAGATTATATAACATTTTTAGTTTATAAGTAA
- the amrS gene encoding AmmeMemoRadiSam system radical SAM enzyme, with product MKEAMFYKRLEGERVGCELCPHRCIIEEGRVGRCGVRKNIWGKLITQNYGVVSALNIDPIEKKPFYHFYPGKEVLSIGSIGCNMNCAYCQNYEIAKEFKGIPTKEYTYEEVLKGFKGFGVAFTYNEPTVWYEFMMDVAKLAKCCSKKTMMVSNGLIEREPLLELTSYIDAFSIDLKGFTEEVYSKLGGTLEGVKNTLKLIAGRKKHLEIEFLLVPELNDDRETFIKMVKWIKDELGSNIVLHINGYYPSYKLKTPATEKKLLLEFHKLAKKYLNYVYVGNAGVDMDTVCGCGNLLIQRDGWNIEMVGLSENGKCNKCGEKVVEI from the coding sequence ATGAAAGAAGCTATGTTTTATAAGAGATTAGAGGGTGAAAGAGTAGGATGTGAGTTATGTCCCCACAGGTGTATCATAGAGGAGGGTCGTGTGGGCAGATGCGGGGTAAGGAAAAACATATGGGGAAAATTGATAACCCAAAATTATGGAGTAGTTTCGGCTCTCAATATAGACCCCATTGAAAAAAAACCATTTTACCATTTTTACCCAGGGAAAGAGGTTTTATCCATTGGAAGTATAGGGTGTAATATGAATTGTGCTTACTGCCAAAACTATGAAATAGCCAAGGAATTTAAAGGGATACCCACTAAAGAATATACCTATGAGGAGGTATTGAAAGGCTTTAAAGGGTTTGGAGTGGCCTTTACCTACAATGAACCTACTGTTTGGTATGAATTTATGATGGATGTGGCAAAATTAGCTAAATGCTGTTCTAAGAAAACCATGATGGTAAGCAACGGACTTATAGAAAGGGAGCCGCTTCTGGAATTAACTTCCTACATAGATGCATTCAGCATAGACTTAAAGGGATTTACAGAAGAAGTTTATTCTAAGCTGGGCGGAACTTTAGAAGGGGTTAAAAATACCTTGAAACTGATAGCAGGGAGAAAAAAACATCTGGAGATCGAGTTTTTATTGGTGCCGGAATTAAATGATGATAGGGAGACATTTATAAAAATGGTTAAGTGGATAAAGGATGAATTGGGATCAAATATTGTTTTGCATATAAACGGGTATTACCCCAGTTATAAGCTGAAAACTCCGGCAACAGAAAAAAAACTCCTTTTAGAATTTCATAAGCTGGCTAAAAAATATTTGAACTATGTATATGTAGGAAATGCAGGGGTAGACATGGATACAGTCTGCGGTTGTGGAAATCTGCTTATTCAGAGGGATGGATGGAATATAGAGATGGTAGGATTAAGTGAAAATGGTAAATGTAATAAATGCGGAGAAAAGGTAGTGGAGATATAG
- the amrA gene encoding AmmeMemoRadiSam system protein A — protein sequence MYKPRSIYVKVALESILNKLGLGGQSEEEDKYQEMEDLMEKKPCFVTLYKENSLRGCIGTMVPYRENLLEEIRANAISAAFNDPRFEPLKKEELEWLEISVDVLSPMEEIEDIKELDPKKYGILISDGRSQGVLLPDLEGVDSVEQQIEIAMNKAGITRQPGLVIKKFTVKRYR from the coding sequence GTGTATAAACCAAGGAGTATCTATGTAAAAGTAGCTTTAGAGAGTATTTTAAACAAATTAGGTTTAGGCGGACAAAGTGAAGAGGAAGATAAATATCAGGAAATGGAAGATCTGATGGAAAAAAAACCTTGTTTTGTCACCCTGTACAAGGAGAATTCCCTAAGGGGATGTATAGGAACCATGGTACCATACAGGGAAAATTTATTGGAGGAGATAAGGGCAAATGCCATCTCGGCTGCCTTCAATGATCCTAGATTTGAACCCTTAAAAAAAGAGGAATTAGAATGGTTGGAAATTTCTGTAGATGTCCTTTCCCCTATGGAGGAGATAGAGGATATAAAAGAATTAGATCCTAAAAAATATGGTATCTTAATCAGTGATGGAAGATCCCAAGGGGTACTTTTACCGGATTTAGAAGGGGTAGATAGTGTGGAGCAGCAGATAGAGATAGCCATGAATAAAGCCGGGATAACCCGTCAACCTGGATTGGTTATTAAAAAATTTACTGTAAAAAGGTATAGGTGA
- a CDS encoding hotdog domain-containing protein, translating into MIRLRMSTHDAHYGGNLVDGARMLGLFGDVATELLIRQDGDEGLFKAYDNVEFMAPVYAGDFIEAVGHIEKVGNTSRRMVFEARKVIVPRPDISDSACEVLEKAVVVCRATGTCVTPKDKQRN; encoded by the coding sequence ATGATTAGATTGAGGATGAGTACCCACGATGCTCATTATGGCGGTAATTTAGTGGATGGAGCCAGAATGTTAGGTTTATTTGGAGATGTAGCTACTGAACTGCTTATCAGACAAGATGGGGACGAGGGATTATTTAAAGCTTATGACAACGTTGAGTTTATGGCTCCGGTATATGCAGGTGATTTTATCGAAGCTGTAGGTCATATAGAAAAAGTTGGTAATACATCCAGAAGGATGGTTTTTGAAGCTAGAAAAGTAATCGTTCCCAGACCTGATATCAGTGATTCTGCGTGTGAAGTCTTAGAGAAAGCAGTTGTTGTCTGCAGAGCCACTGGAACTTGTGTTACACCTAAAGATAAACAAAGAAATTAG
- a CDS encoding 3-keto-5-aminohexanoate cleavage protein: protein MEKLIITAAICGAEVTKEHNPNVPYTVEEIVEQAYGAYIEGASIIHLHVREDDGTPTQSKERFKICMDAIKEKCPDVIVQPSTGGAVGMTNEERLQPTELHPEMATLDCGTLNFGGDEVFTNTENTIKEFGEKMIERGVKPELECFDKSMIEMAVRLNKKGFIKSPMHFSFVMGVNGGIGGDLRDFLFLRDSLPCGSTYSVAGLGRFEFSLAAAAIISGGHVRVGFEDNIYLEKGVLAESNGVLVAKVVRIAKELGRQIATPAEARAILGL from the coding sequence ATGGAAAAATTAATCATAACAGCTGCCATATGTGGAGCTGAGGTAACTAAGGAACACAATCCTAACGTTCCTTATACTGTAGAAGAAATAGTAGAGCAAGCATATGGGGCATATATAGAGGGAGCCAGTATCATACATCTTCATGTAAGGGAGGATGACGGTACTCCTACCCAGTCAAAGGAACGATTTAAAATATGTATGGACGCCATAAAAGAAAAATGTCCGGACGTTATCGTCCAGCCATCTACCGGGGGTGCTGTAGGGATGACCAATGAAGAAAGACTGCAGCCTACAGAATTACATCCTGAGATGGCAACACTGGATTGCGGGACTTTAAATTTCGGCGGGGACGAAGTCTTTACCAACACAGAAAATACCATCAAAGAATTTGGTGAAAAAATGATAGAAAGAGGTGTCAAACCTGAACTGGAGTGTTTTGATAAATCGATGATTGAGATGGCTGTCAGACTAAATAAAAAAGGGTTTATTAAGTCGCCTATGCACTTTAGTTTTGTAATGGGAGTTAACGGTGGTATCGGAGGAGATCTGAGAGACTTCTTATTTTTAAGAGACAGTTTGCCTTGTGGTTCTACTTATTCAGTTGCCGGTCTTGGAAGATTTGAGTTTTCGTTGGCAGCAGCAGCTATCATAAGCGGTGGTCATGTGAGGGTTGGTTTTGAAGATAATATCTATTTAGAAAAAGGTGTCTTAGCTGAATCTAACGGTGTCTTGGTAGCTAAGGTAGTAAGGATTGCCAAGGAACTGGGCAGGCAAATAGCTACACCAGCAGAAGCAAGAGCCATATTAGGATTATAA
- a CDS encoding zinc-binding dehydrogenase: protein MIKGCPFGTHRVIEPMGTMPQAALKIDNTMKIKNNELLLDVMTLNIDSASFTQIKEACNKDIDKMTTMINEIVGERGKMQNPVTGSGGMLIGVVKEIGPDFPDKSLKVGDKLATLVSLSLTPLKINKIKNVNVSNDQVDIDGQAILFETGIYSVLPADIPEKLALAALDVAGAPAQVERLVKEGDTVCIIGGGGKSGVLCAYQAMVNAGASGKVIVIEYSEENAKRILDMNLAHHVIIADATKPVEVYEKVKEITGEDVCDVVINNVNVANTEMSSILITKDDGVVYFFSMATSFTKAALGAEGVGKDVQMIVGNGYAKGHADLTLGIIRESKTIRNLFEKLYV from the coding sequence ATGATAAAAGGATGTCCATTTGGAACACACAGAGTAATAGAACCTATGGGAACTATGCCACAGGCTGCATTAAAAATTGACAATACAATGAAGATTAAAAACAACGAGTTATTATTAGATGTAATGACATTAAATATTGATTCAGCATCATTCACACAAATAAAGGAAGCATGCAACAAGGATATAGATAAGATGACCACTATGATCAATGAGATTGTAGGAGAGAGAGGAAAGATGCAAAATCCGGTAACCGGGTCTGGAGGAATGCTGATAGGTGTTGTTAAAGAGATAGGTCCTGATTTTCCTGATAAATCTTTAAAAGTAGGAGATAAATTAGCTACCTTAGTTTCATTGTCCCTTACACCATTAAAAATCAATAAGATTAAAAATGTAAATGTATCCAACGACCAAGTTGATATAGACGGACAGGCTATCCTTTTTGAAACTGGTATATATTCTGTATTACCTGCAGATATTCCTGAAAAATTAGCTTTAGCTGCACTGGATGTAGCCGGTGCTCCTGCACAGGTAGAAAGATTAGTTAAAGAAGGTGACACTGTTTGTATTATTGGCGGAGGTGGAAAATCTGGTGTTTTATGTGCTTATCAAGCCATGGTAAATGCCGGGGCTTCTGGTAAAGTTATCGTTATTGAATACAGTGAAGAAAATGCAAAAAGAATATTGGATATGAATTTAGCTCACCATGTAATTATTGCAGACGCAACTAAGCCTGTTGAAGTTTATGAAAAAGTAAAAGAGATCACAGGGGAAGATGTGTGCGATGTAGTTATCAACAATGTAAATGTAGCCAATACAGAGATGTCATCTATCCTCATTACAAAGGACGACGGGGTAGTTTATTTCTTCTCCATGGCAACATCATTTACAAAAGCAGCTTTAGGAGCTGAAGGTGTAGGAAAAGACGTACAAATGATCGTGGGAAATGGATATGCTAAGGGGCATGCTGACCTTACATTAGGTATCATACGTGAATCTAAAACTATCAGAAACTTATTTGAAAAATTATATGTATAG
- the ablA gene encoding lysine 2,3-aminomutase: MNLNYESRRKELFPNVSDEQWNDWHWQVRNRIETLEDLKKYFDLTPEEEEGVKTANSILRMGITPYYLTLIDPSNPKCPVRQQAIPTAAEVCKSDADLDDPLHEDEDSPVPGLTHRYPDRVLLLVTDMCSMYCRHCTRRRFAGQTDAALGMEKIDTAIDYIAKTPVIRDVLLSGGDALLISDEKLEHIFKRLRDIPHVQIVRIGSRTPVVLPQRITPELVNMMKKYHPIWLNTHFNHSDEITSASKAACELMADAGIPLGNQSVLLRGINDCTHIMKELVQDLVAIRVRPYYIYQCDLSVGLEHFRTPVSKGIEIIEGLRGHTSGYAIPTFVVDAPGGGGKTPVMPQYIISQSPKRVVLRNFEGVITTYTEPKPYEDKCDCKHCQEERNHIGIANLLDGKQLAIEPKVLARHIRNEH; this comes from the coding sequence ATGAATTTAAACTACGAGAGCAGAAGAAAAGAATTATTTCCAAATGTAAGTGACGAGCAATGGAATGACTGGCACTGGCAAGTAAGAAATAGAATCGAAACTTTAGAAGATTTAAAAAAATATTTTGACCTAACACCAGAAGAGGAGGAGGGAGTAAAAACAGCTAACTCTATCCTTAGAATGGGAATCACTCCGTATTATTTAACATTGATCGATCCATCAAATCCAAAGTGTCCGGTAAGACAACAGGCAATTCCTACAGCTGCTGAAGTATGTAAGTCAGATGCTGATCTAGACGACCCTCTACATGAAGATGAGGATTCACCGGTACCAGGACTCACTCATAGATATCCAGACAGAGTATTATTGTTAGTTACAGATATGTGTTCTATGTATTGCAGACACTGCACCAGAAGAAGATTTGCAGGCCAGACAGATGCTGCCTTGGGAATGGAAAAGATAGATACTGCCATCGATTATATAGCTAAAACTCCTGTAATCAGAGATGTATTACTTTCTGGAGGAGATGCTCTGCTTATCTCAGATGAAAAATTAGAGCATATTTTCAAAAGATTGAGAGATATTCCCCATGTACAGATCGTAAGAATAGGATCTAGAACTCCTGTTGTATTACCTCAAAGAATTACTCCCGAGTTAGTAAATATGATGAAAAAATACCATCCAATCTGGTTAAATACTCACTTCAATCATTCAGATGAAATCACATCTGCTTCTAAAGCTGCATGTGAACTGATGGCTGATGCTGGAATTCCACTAGGAAATCAATCTGTTTTACTGAGAGGAATAAACGACTGTACTCATATCATGAAAGAGTTAGTACAGGATCTGGTAGCTATAAGAGTAAGACCTTACTATATATATCAATGTGACCTGTCAGTAGGGTTGGAGCATTTTAGAACTCCTGTATCTAAAGGAATTGAGATCATCGAAGGTCTTCGTGGACATACATCTGGATATGCAATCCCAACATTTGTTGTAGACGCTCCTGGTGGCGGAGGTAAGACTCCGGTTATGCCTCAATATATTATCTCTCAAAGTCCAAAAAGAGTTGTTCTTAGAAACTTTGAAGGAGTTATCACAACATATACAGAACCAAAACCATATGAAGATAAGTGTGACTGTAAACACTGCCAGGAAGAACGTAACCACATTGGAATAGCTAACCTTTTAGACGGTAAACAGCTAGCTATCGAACCTAAGGTCCTCGCTAGACATATTAGAAATGAACACTAA
- a CDS encoding MutS-related protein, with amino-acid sequence MRYLDLKNREKIGLEYLTNNLTTISPYGNLKKRDIIPIEEPETLEVIFDHLEFFIKRCQQNKKEIQKIDLLLMKLKDISNIVLNLQKGKILDEVELFELKINAMIFMEIRSISNDIFLKDFHLIDLSPIIDILDPGSKKIPTFHIYNEYSEKLKEIRYKKAEIEKLIFSAKDNQLQIKLKEERREIVVLESCEESKVKMEISRRLTFYTNDILIDIDKIKNIDFTLAKAKLAIKYGANRPKIGEHIEFIGMFNPEILETLKMKNQEFQKLDILLKNGNTILTGANMGGKSVILKTLTLNLILAQMGFYVFSDYATIPILKFIQFLSDDIQDVSKGLSSFGAEIMKLREITGCLRTYDKGFIALDEFARGTNPSEGKKFVKGLSNYMKNFDSFSIMATHYDGVVDDSTPHYQVVGLKNINFDSLKRKIDLNNQNSISLIQKHMDYSIEKIYSNLEVPKDALNVAALIGIDEDLKDIIKNLY; translated from the coding sequence ATGAGATACCTTGATCTTAAAAACAGGGAAAAAATTGGCTTGGAATACCTCACAAATAATCTGACTACAATATCTCCATATGGAAACCTGAAAAAAAGAGATATTATTCCCATAGAGGAACCCGAAACTTTGGAAGTAATTTTTGATCATTTGGAGTTTTTCATAAAAAGATGCCAGCAGAATAAAAAAGAGATCCAAAAGATAGACCTTCTCCTTATGAAGTTAAAAGATATTTCTAATATTGTCTTAAATCTTCAAAAAGGAAAAATTTTAGATGAGGTTGAATTATTTGAATTAAAGATAAATGCCATGATCTTTATGGAAATCAGAAGTATTTCAAATGATATATTTTTAAAAGATTTTCATCTGATTGATCTGAGTCCTATTATAGATATTTTAGACCCGGGATCCAAAAAAATCCCTACCTTCCATATTTATAACGAATACTCAGAAAAATTAAAAGAGATCAGATATAAAAAGGCAGAAATTGAAAAATTAATTTTTTCAGCTAAAGATAACCAGCTGCAGATAAAACTTAAGGAAGAAAGAAGAGAGATCGTTGTTTTAGAAAGTTGTGAAGAATCCAAAGTCAAGATGGAAATAAGCAGACGATTAACCTTTTACACCAACGATATTCTAATAGATATCGACAAAATTAAAAATATTGATTTTACCCTGGCTAAAGCAAAACTTGCTATAAAATATGGAGCTAACAGGCCTAAAATAGGTGAACACATCGAATTTATCGGGATGTTTAATCCAGAAATTTTAGAAACTTTAAAAATGAAAAACCAAGAATTTCAAAAATTAGATATCCTATTAAAAAATGGTAATACTATCTTAACAGGAGCCAATATGGGAGGGAAAAGTGTTATTTTAAAAACCCTTACCCTTAATCTCATCCTGGCACAAATGGGGTTTTATGTTTTTTCAGATTATGCAACTATCCCTATATTAAAGTTTATACAATTTTTATCCGATGATATTCAAGACGTTTCCAAGGGGCTCAGCAGTTTTGGGGCTGAAATAATGAAACTAAGGGAGATTACAGGCTGTCTCAGAACTTATGATAAGGGGTTTATTGCACTGGATGAATTTGCCCGGGGTACCAACCCAAGTGAAGGTAAAAAATTTGTAAAGGGATTGTCCAATTATATGAAAAACTTTGACAGTTTTTCAATCATGGCAACTCACTATGATGGTGTAGTCGATGATTCGACTCCTCATTATCAGGTTGTCGGATTAAAGAATATAAATTTTGACAGCTTAAAAAGAAAGATTGACCTGAATAACCAGAATTCAATCTCTCTGATCCAGAAACATATGGATTATTCCATAGAAAAGATTTATTCTAACTTAGAGGTTCCAAAGGACGCACTAAATGTAGCAGCTTTAATCGGAATCGATGAGGATTTAAAAGATATAATAAAAAATTTATATTAG
- a CDS encoding lysine 5,6-aminomutase subunit alpha, whose protein sequence is MQDSKLHLDWDVVADARKSAKNIAIDVQTYIDDHSTVSVERTICRLLGIDGIDKFEVPLPNIVVEHIEKEGNLTLGVSHYIGNAMVETGLSPQEIAEKVSHGELNLGKISTHDAFEIKLAIDKIARENTDKIANNRKDRESYLERFGDKTGPLLYLIVATGNIYEDITQAVAAAKQGADIIAVIRSTGQSLLDYVPFGATTEGFGGTLATQENFRIMRKALDEVGEELGRYIRLCNYCSGLCMPEIAAMGAFERLDVMLNDALYGILFRDINMKRTFVDQYFSRIINGFAGVIINTGEDNYLTTADAIEEAHTVLASQFINEQFALLANLPEEQQGLGHAFEIHPDTENGFLLELSQAQMAREIFPKAPLKYMPPTKFMTGDIFKGHVQDALFNMVTIMTGQRLHLMGMMTEAIHTPFMSDRALAIDNAQYIFKNMKDFGSEITFKKDGMIVNRAKEVLEKGRDLIKEIETTGMFDTLQKGKFAGIKRPIDGGKGLNGVFVKDTTYFNPFIELMTGGDR, encoded by the coding sequence ATGCAAGATTCAAAATTACACTTAGATTGGGATGTAGTGGCAGACGCTAGGAAATCAGCTAAAAATATCGCCATAGATGTACAGACTTATATAGATGACCATTCTACAGTATCGGTAGAAAGAACAATTTGTCGTTTACTTGGTATAGACGGTATCGATAAATTTGAAGTTCCCCTGCCAAATATCGTAGTAGAGCATATTGAAAAAGAAGGAAACCTTACTTTGGGAGTTTCCCACTATATTGGAAATGCCATGGTAGAAACAGGTCTTTCTCCCCAGGAGATTGCTGAAAAAGTATCCCACGGAGAATTGAATCTAGGGAAGATATCCACCCATGATGCATTTGAAATAAAATTAGCTATAGATAAGATTGCTCGTGAAAATACAGATAAGATTGCAAATAATAGAAAGGACAGAGAATCTTATTTAGAAAGATTTGGAGATAAAACCGGACCCCTTCTATATCTTATTGTAGCCACTGGAAATATCTATGAGGATATAACTCAAGCTGTAGCAGCTGCTAAGCAGGGGGCAGATATTATTGCGGTTATCAGAAGTACAGGTCAGAGTTTACTGGACTATGTACCTTTTGGAGCTACTACAGAAGGATTTGGCGGGACATTAGCTACCCAGGAAAATTTTAGAATCATGAGAAAAGCACTGGATGAGGTAGGAGAGGAATTGGGTAGATATATCAGACTTTGCAACTACTGTTCTGGTCTATGTATGCCTGAGATCGCTGCCATGGGAGCATTTGAAAGACTGGATGTAATGTTAAATGATGCTCTTTATGGAATTTTATTCAGAGATATCAATATGAAGAGAACATTTGTAGACCAATATTTTTCTAGAATCATCAATGGATTTGCAGGAGTAATCATCAACACCGGAGAGGATAACTACCTTACCACAGCAGATGCCATAGAGGAAGCTCATACGGTACTGGCTTCTCAATTCATAAATGAACAATTTGCACTCCTTGCTAACCTCCCTGAGGAGCAGCAAGGGTTAGGACACGCATTTGAGATCCATCCAGACACAGAGAATGGATTTTTATTGGAACTATCCCAGGCTCAAATGGCCAGAGAAATATTTCCAAAGGCACCATTAAAATATATGCCTCCTACAAAATTTATGACTGGAGATATCTTCAAAGGCCATGTACAGGATGCTCTATTTAATATGGTAACAATTATGACAGGACAAAGACTTCACCTCATGGGAATGATGACCGAGGCCATCCATACTCCATTTATGTCCGACAGGGCCCTGGCTATCGATAATGCTCAATATATCTTCAAAAATATGAAAGATTTCGGTTCCGAGATAACATTTAAAAAAGATGGAATGATTGTGAATCGTGCCAAGGAAGTTTTAGAAAAAGGTAGAGATCTGATCAAAGAGATTGAAACAACAGGAATGTTTGATACCCTGCAAAAAGGTAAATTTGCAGGTATAAAAAGACCTATTGATGGTGGAAAAGGATTAAACGGAGTATTTGTAAAGGATACTACATACTTTAATCCATTTATAGAACTAATGACTGGAGGTGACAGATAA
- a CDS encoding OAM dimerization domain-containing protein, which produces MSGGLYSTEDKNFDTTLDLKKLKPYGDTMNDGKVQISLTLPVPADEKGAEAAKELAKKMGLSEPAVSHYGSLDTHFSFYVVYGSLNHTVNYDEIHVETVDIETMDMYGVQNFIKENIKRDVVIVGASTGTDAHTVGIDAVMNMKGYAGHYGLERYKGIEAYNLGSQVENEEFIKKAIELKADALLVSQTVTQKNIHIQNLTHLVELMEAEGIRDKVILIAGGPRISHELAKELGYDAGFGPGKYADDVATFIVEEMVKREMV; this is translated from the coding sequence ATGAGTGGAGGATTATATTCAACTGAAGATAAAAATTTTGATACTACATTAGACCTAAAAAAATTAAAACCTTATGGGGATACTATGAATGATGGAAAGGTGCAGATCAGTCTGACTCTGCCAGTTCCTGCCGATGAAAAAGGTGCTGAAGCAGCCAAAGAATTGGCTAAAAAAATGGGGTTATCTGAACCTGCTGTTTCTCATTACGGATCTTTAGATACTCACTTCTCATTTTATGTAGTTTACGGATCATTGAACCATACTGTAAATTATGATGAGATCCATGTAGAAACAGTGGATATAGAGACTATGGATATGTACGGAGTACAGAACTTTATCAAGGAAAACATTAAAAGAGATGTAGTTATCGTAGGAGCCAGTACAGGGACCGACGCTCATACAGTGGGAATAGATGCTGTTATGAATATGAAGGGATATGCCGGGCACTACGGCCTTGAGAGATATAAAGGGATCGAAGCTTATAACTTGGGATCCCAGGTAGAAAATGAGGAGTTCATCAAAAAAGCTATTGAATTAAAAGCTGATGCATTACTGGTTTCCCAGACAGTTACTCAAAAAAATATTCATATTCAAAACCTGACTCACCTGGTGGAATTGATGGAAGCTGAGGGAATCAGAGATAAGGTAATCCTTATTGCCGGGGGTCCTAGAATCTCCCATGAACTGGCTAAAGAATTAGGTTATGATGCCGGATTCGGACCTGGAAAATATGCAGATGATGTAGCAACCTTTATTGTAGAAGAGATGGTAAAAAGAGAGATGGTGTAA
- the atoD gene encoding acetate CoA-transferase subunit alpha produces MSKKIIDVADAVSKIEDGMTIMVGGFLGTGTPHTIVDAIIKKGVKNLTIISNDTGIKDSGVGRFIYNNMVKKVITSHIGTNPETGRQMNEKEIEVELVPQGTLAERIRSGGAGLGGVLTPTGLGTIVAEGKQIIEVDGKQFLLEKPLRADVAILLGHTVDTKGNIIYANTARNFNPIMATAADTVIVEAENIVEVGSINPNEVVTPRIFVDHIVGSGCNG; encoded by the coding sequence ATGTCTAAGAAAATAATTGATGTTGCAGATGCAGTATCTAAAATAGAAGATGGGATGACCATCATGGTAGGAGGGTTTTTAGGTACCGGAACACCTCATACCATCGTAGATGCTATTATAAAAAAAGGTGTAAAAAACCTGACTATCATATCTAACGATACAGGAATAAAAGATAGTGGTGTAGGAAGGTTTATCTACAACAATATGGTTAAAAAAGTAATCACATCACACATTGGTACAAACCCGGAAACTGGCAGACAGATGAATGAAAAAGAGATCGAGGTAGAGTTAGTTCCCCAGGGTACTTTGGCAGAGAGGATTAGGTCTGGAGGAGCCGGTTTAGGCGGTGTTCTTACTCCTACTGGTCTGGGTACTATCGTAGCAGAAGGTAAACAAATAATAGAGGTAGATGGAAAACAATTCCTTTTGGAAAAACCTCTCAGAGCAGATGTTGCCATCCTTTTAGGACACACTGTGGATACCAAGGGTAATATTATCTATGCCAATACTGCCAGAAACTTTAACCCTATCATGGCTACAGCTGCTGATACAGTTATAGTAGAAGCTGAAAATATAGTAGAAGTAGGCAGTATCAATCCCAATGAAGTTGTTACACCTAGAATTTTTGTAGATCATATAGTAGGAAGTGGTTGTAATGGATAA